Within Bacillus sp. E(2018), the genomic segment AATACCAAAGTTCATTACGCTTGTTCCATCTGTAAGGACACTTTTTGTAAGAGCTTCGCCATTCTTGCCATCGAAATAACCCCATGCAGATACGTCAACACCCGTTGCCATCATGGCTTTACCGCCCCATAGTGCAAACGCTGATGTGATACCCCACGGACTTCCTTTAACGGCTAATGTTATTGCATTTAATAAGGCAAGAACAATTGCTGCTGTAAATAATGGCCATGAACCACGAAGTACTTTTTTCCATCCAACTGTAGTCGGCAGTGGCTTCATCATAGGTGGATTCTTCTTTTTAGCAATTTGCACGGTTATCCAATAAATTAAAGCAAACAGTCCTAACTGGACCACTAAAGCTCCGAAATAACCTAGTCCTGGAATCTGATTCAATGAGAGCGGTGGAAGAGAAGGCAATCCCATCCAAAATGTGAAGTGGTAAGCCCCTAGAACAGATCCAGCAATAAATGAGATAAGGGTTAAAATCATAGATGATGATCCGCCACCTAAAGAGTAAAGTGTTCCTGACGCGCATCCGTTTCCGAACTGCATCCCAATACCGAACAAAAAAGCACCAACTAAAATACTAATGCCAACTGGTGATACATTTCCTGTTGGTTCAACACCAGTAAAACTAAAACCAGTAGTGAAAATAATGGCAAACAATACCGATGCAACTGCAAGCATTACCATATGTGCTTGAAGTCCTTGTACGTTACCGACTGAAACTAATCTACGAAATGCTGAAGTAAAGCCAAAGCGTGCATAAAGTAGAGTTCCACCGAGTGCTAAACCAATGATAAATAGGCTACCTTGTGTCCAATTTGCAATTTTTAATATCGACACAAGCAGAAATA encodes:
- a CDS encoding YeeE/YedE family protein codes for the protein MEQTETHLSSNKQQVFHPTTVVTKLQPVQKPFVLFGLLAAVFLLVSILKIANWTQGSLFIIGLALGGTLLYARFGFTSAFRRLVSVGNVQGLQAHMVMLAVASVLFAIIFTTGFSFTGVEPTGNVSPVGISILVGAFLFGIGMQFGNGCASGTLYSLGGGSSSMILTLISFIAGSVLGAYHFTFWMGLPSLPPLSLNQIPGLGYFGALVVQLGLFALIYWITVQIAKKKNPPMMKPLPTTVGWKKVLRGSWPLFTAAIVLALLNAITLAVKGSPWGITSAFALWGGKAMMATGVDVSAWGYFDGKNGEALTKSVLTDGTSVMNFGIMLGAFISASFQGTFKPGKIKPGIAGASIIGGLMMGYGARLAFGCNIGAYFSGIASFSLHGWVWAVMAMLGTYLALFVRPLFGLKNPKSTDSVC